From one Sphingomonas sp. BT-65 genomic stretch:
- a CDS encoding CAP domain-containing protein, whose translation MRSHVHALPVLTLALFLAGCGGGGGGGGGGGSGVVVTPTPTPTSPAPTPGPSPSPSASPLPTSWAGVAGYYDVQPDIAGCRAGTLKAAVGAEFLARLNEIRARHGLAPVVYSTDEDVQQAESSLMMAANVALSHTPPTSWRCYTSGGAAGAGASNLIGGWGTGLGFDSEDDLLAGWLREGGTASLGHRRWILHPFLRKTSYGRVSGLLPDGRRATTASMRVFSFATAGPAPSIVPPFVGFPQGDYPARYFALTDYLSFSVIPSSTNNGADRSVDFSAATVTVRGPSGDLPVTNITRDNDGYGIANNIQWRVTGLAANTSYTVTIAGVRSAPQATYTYNFRIVP comes from the coding sequence ATGCGCAGTCACGTCCACGCCCTTCCCGTCCTCACCCTTGCCCTGTTCCTCGCCGGCTGCGGCGGTGGCGGAGGCGGAGGGGGTGGTGGGGGCAGCGGCGTGGTCGTCACCCCCACGCCGACCCCGACGTCGCCGGCCCCGACGCCGGGTCCCAGCCCCTCACCCTCCGCATCGCCGCTACCAACCAGCTGGGCGGGCGTCGCCGGCTATTACGACGTCCAGCCCGACATCGCCGGGTGCCGCGCCGGCACGCTCAAGGCCGCGGTCGGAGCCGAGTTCCTCGCTCGCCTCAACGAGATCCGCGCGCGCCACGGCTTGGCGCCCGTCGTCTATTCGACCGACGAGGACGTCCAGCAGGCCGAATCCTCGCTGATGATGGCGGCCAACGTCGCGCTCAGCCACACCCCGCCGACCAGCTGGCGCTGCTACACCAGCGGCGGCGCGGCCGGGGCGGGGGCGAGCAACCTGATCGGCGGCTGGGGCACCGGCCTCGGTTTCGACAGCGAGGACGATCTGCTCGCCGGCTGGCTGCGCGAGGGCGGCACCGCCTCGCTCGGCCATCGCCGCTGGATCCTCCACCCGTTCCTGCGCAAGACCTCGTACGGCCGCGTCTCGGGGCTGCTGCCCGATGGCCGCCGCGCCACCACCGCATCGATGCGCGTGTTCAGCTTCGCGACCGCCGGCCCCGCCCCCTCGATCGTCCCGCCGTTCGTCGGCTTCCCGCAGGGCGACTATCCCGCGCGTTATTTCGCGCTGACCGATTATCTATCCTTCTCGGTCATCCCCAGCAGCACCAACAACGGCGCCGATCGGTCGGTCGATTTCTCCGCCGCCACCGTCACGGTTCGCGGTCCCTCGGGCGACCTGCCGGTCACCAACATCACGCGCGACAATGACGGCTACGGCATCGCCAACAACATCCAGTGGCGCGTCACCGGCCTCGCCGCCAACACCAGCTATACCGTGACGATCGCCGGCGTGCGCAGCGCCCCGCAGGCGACCTACACCTACAATTTCCGGATCGTGCCCTAA